TAGTGCACGCTGGCCTCGATCGGCGTGAGCACGTCGGGGTAACGGGTGATGGCCGTGCGCGGCAGGACGATGACATCGCCGTACACCGGATGCTCGTTGGCGCTGGCGGCCGGGAAGCTGGCGACCCGGTCACCCACCGCGATATCGTCGACACCCTCGCCGACCATCGTCACCACCCCTGCCATCTCGCTGCCGATACCGGCCGGCAGGCGGGCCTGGGACGGCGCCAGGTTCTGCCGCCAGAGCACGTCGTACCAGCTCACGCCGATCGCCTCGACGCGGATCTGCACCTCGCCGACGGCTGGAGACGGTTCGGCCTGTTCCTCGCAACGGAGCACATCGGCAGCGCCGAACTTGTGGAAACGGATCATGCGGGACATCGCATACCTCGCCTGTGTGAATCTCGTATTACCACGGACTTTATCCGGGCTTTAGCCGTTAGACCATCAGTGGCCGTTAATAGTCGACATGCCTGTCATCGATTGGGCACCTGGCTTTCCTGTGCATTGGCCCCCGGAAATCGGTGCAGGGTAACAGCCTTTGGCCTTAAGATTCACCCCTGCCCCACTTTAGGCGAAGCACACCGATGAATCGAAACGACCTGCGTCGCGTAGACCTCAACTTGCTGATCGTGTTCGAAACCCTGATGCACGAGCGCAGCGTGACCCGTGCTGCCGAGAAGCTGTTCCTCGGCCAGCCGGCGATCAGTGCGGCGCTGTCGCGCCTGCGCAACCTGTTCGACGACCCGCTGTTTGTGCGCACCGGCCGCAGCATGGAACCCTCGGCCCGCGCCCACGAGATCTTCGCCCTGCTGTCCCCGGCGCTGGATTCGATTTCCACCGCCGTCAGCCGCGCTGCCGAGTTCGACCCGGCCACCAGCAACGCGGTGTTTCGCATCGGCCTGTCGGACGACGCCGAATTCGCCCTGCTGCCGCAACTGCTCAAGCGCATTCGCGCCGAAGCGCCCGGCATTGTCCTGGTGGTGCGCCGGGTCAACTACCTGCTGATGCCCACCCTGTTGGCCTCGGGCGAAATTTCGGTGGGCGTGAGCTACACCAGCGACCTGCCGGCCAACGCCAAGCGCAAGGTACTGCGCCGCAGTATGCCCAAGCTGCTGCGCGCCGACAGCGTGCCCGGCAGCATCACCCTCGACGATTTCTGCGCCCGCCCGCATGCGCTGGTGTCGTTCGCGGGCGACCTGTCCGGCTTCATCGACGAGGCACTGGAGGAGATAGGCCGCAAGCGCCATGTGGTGCTGGCGGTGCCGCAGTTCAACGGGTTGGGAAGCTTGCTGGCGGGCACCGATATCGTTGCCACGGTGCCGGATTACACAGCCGATGCACTGACGGCGGCGGGCGGGTTGCGCGCGGAGGACCTGCCGATCGAGGTGCGCAGTTTCGAGCTGCATATGGCCTGGCGGGGGGCGCAGGACAATGACCCAGCGGAGCGCTGGTTGCGGTCGCGGATACAGATGTTCTTCGGCGACCCTGACAGTTTCTAGCCGTCGTCGGGCAGGCTGTTGGAGCAAGGGCAGCAGACGGCTTGAAAAAAGGGCCGGTAAAAATCTTCACCGGCCACACCGCCAATACCCGGCGGCTACTCCTCGTACATGACCTGAGCGATCAGAACAGCGGCAATGTATAGCTCACGATCAGCCGGTTACCTGCTTTCTTTCGTCCGCTCACCCTCAGCGGTCACGTTACACAGGAACCGGGCATAGAGGCCCGCTCATGAGCGGTGCCAAACGTCGACACAGCGCCTGACGAGTGTGTCTGCCTGATCTTGAGTCACGCCACTATGCAGAGAAAGCCTTATCAAGGCATGCCGTCGAGGAGTCGCCGGGGCGCAAAACACCGAGCCATAAATGCCCTCACTTTCCAAGGCATCACGAAGACGCATAGTCTGGCTTTCACTGCCTCCTTCCAGGGCTATGATCTGTTGCGTACCGGGGCTCATGGGTATCTCTGCGTGCTGCAGGGCCTGCCGGACACGGCTGCTGATGGCGTGCAAGTGCACACGGCGATCTTCTACCTTTCTCAGTTTCCTCAAAGCGGCTTCGATCCAGGCCAATTCATGATCAAGTAATGCAGAACTGAAACACACGGGATAGGCGGCCATCATGAAGTAGTCCTTGAACCTCTTCGGACAACCGACCAGCCCTGCACGGCCCGCGAACGCCTTGGCCAAGCTGACAGTAATGAAATGGACATGCTCTTCAAGCTTGAGCGTCTGCGTTACAGTCGCCCCACCACTCCCGAAAACACCCAGTGAGTGAGACTCATCCACGACCAATACACATTGGGTTTCGGACGACACAACTGCAATATCAGCCAACTCACAAAGGCTACCGTTCGTGCTGTAGATGGCATCGACGGCGATGATCCCAGGCCCAGTGCTGCGGATCTTTTGACGAAGGCTTTCAGCATTGTTGTGCCGAAACGGAAAAACCGGAGCCCCCACAGCCCGTGCGCCGTACCAAAGTGACATGTGCGCTAGATGGTCAAGATAAACAGGTGTTCGCTCATCGGCGATCGCTTGCAACAGCCCGGTATTAGCTACCCACCCGGACTGACAGAGAATACTGTCACTCACACCGGCATAGTGGGCAAGCGCCGACTCCAAACGGCGTGTCGCACTGCGTTCATCCTGAAAAACAGGAGACATCAACACGTGAGCTGCCGTCTTGTGCAGAGCGTTAATTTGAGCCTGTTGTAATGACCGCTCATTTGAAAGGCAAAGGTAATCATTACTAGACAGTCGCAGTCCGTCAGGCGTCGGCGAGGCACCATGCAGTAGGTGTCGCCCACCCCACTCTTCCCCCATGCGACTACGCTGAAAAGATTCGATGCGAGAGGCCACAAACTGCGGCAAGGCACTGACATGGTCACCGGTGTCCATGGCCATGGTGAACCCAGAGTGGTTGGCGATAGCGACATTGGAACTCGCCAACAGCGATCAAGATACTGGCAAAAATACCAGGTATGGCATCATCGCCATTGAAAACCCTCCCATTCGCCCAGCACTTGAATCAGGCTTAGATGCAAATTGTTGGGATAACGCCGTAGCTGAAAGCCGCTTTGCCAGATTGAAGCGCGAAGATTCAATGATCTTCCGCCTCAGGTGCTCGGAAAGCCTTGCTGTAGTACCCAGACGGGTCGAAACAGCAAACATGCTTCTTGCCGGATGCAAGCATGTCGCATGCGGTGGCAATGCGTTTGGCGCGCGTCGCGGGTTGCTTGGCAGCAGTCATCCAATGTATCCAGTCTACTCGGGCGAGGGTCGTCGTCTTGCTCCACACCAGGCGAGCCTCAGGCGCAGCTGCCAATGCCTCCTGAAAATCCGCTGGAATCTCAGGTTCGGGCTCCTCCTTCACAGGAGTCAACTCCAGTACAACAGTGTCGCCAATGGCCGCATTTGCGGCTTCGAGTAACGCAGTACCGATCTGCAGCCAGTGGCTGAGCTGACCATCTGGCTCCAGGGTGGCCCGGAAAGGATGCCCGTTCACTGTGCCTTCAACAGTCGTCCTTCCTCGCCTGGGAAGCGTTGCACTTGCATCTTTTGGCAGAACGACGAACGCCCATGCCGAACCGTTTCCAGGTTTCGCCGGACGGAGAAGCTTGGCTTCGAATCGGCTTGTCACATTGTTTGCTGACATTGCTTGACCTCGCGACTAAGTACTCAGTGCCCGTTTCAATACCTCGAAGATTTTGCCGTCTTCCGATTGGGCAACGTTGAAACGCAGAAAGTCCCCTGCAGTCATGGACTGGCTGAAGGCATTTCCTGGCGCCAGTACGACACCTTCCTTCAGGCAGGTTCTGGCCAGCGTAGCTGCATCCTTGCCCTGTGGGAGCTGGCACCAGAGGTACATGCCTGCCTGGGGAATCATCCAGGGCTTGATACCAATGGCCTGAAGCCTCGCTACCGCTCTGTCCATCGACTCGGCCAACCTGAGGCGAACACTCTCCATGTGCTTGCGATACCCGCTATCAGTAATCGCTTGATGGATGATGTCCGCAGCCAAACGCCCGGCCCCGAATGTGGTGGCAATCTTGAGGTCTAGCAGGCTTTCGATCCATTCACGGCGGGCGGCGATGTAGCCGCATCGGATTGAAGCGGAGATGGTTTTGGAGAAGCTGCCTATCTGGATGACACGAGAGAGGCCATCGAAGGCAGACAGCCGTGGCGCGGGCGTATTCTCGAAATCCGCGAAGATGTCGTCCTCTACGATGATGAGGCTGGAGGTGTCGGCCAGCTTCAGCAGCCTGTGCGCAGTGACCGGGGACAGCGTGGCCCCGGTCGGGTTGTGGATACCGGAATTGGTCATGTACAACCTGGGGGAATGCTTTAGCAGAGCAGCGGCGAACCTATCGATGTCCGGGCCCGTCGCCGTGTAGGGTACGCCTACAACATTCACCCTGTGCGCTTTCAGGATTGCGTGAAAATTGAAATAGCAGGGGTCGTCAACCAGGACGGTATCTCCCGGTTCCAGCAGAAAACGGCAAATCAGGTCGATGGCGTGAGTGCCGGAGTCAGTGAGCATGATCTGCTCCAGAGGCGCTTGGGTGCCGATGCCAGCCAGCCGTCGCGACAGGAATTGCCTGAGCGGCAGATGCCCAAGTGGTGAAGCGTATTCAGCCAGTTTCACGGCGTCTGAACGGGCAGCGCTGCGAAGCGCCTTACGCATGCCGGCTTCGTACAGCCAGGATGGAGGTAGCCACCCGCACCCTGGTTTCAATGCATCGCTGGCGGTTTCGAGAGACTGGCGTGAAATCCACAGCGGGTCGACTTCTCGATCGAGCCTAGGGCCCATTTCGGTCAGTACCAATGGCGCCACTGGCCCAGCTACGTAGTAGCCGGAGCCAGGCCGAGCGCTGAGTACGCCCTCTGCCATCAACCGTTCATAGGCCTCTAGGACGGTTGAAACCGACACCTGCATGGTCTGGGCCATTGCGCGGACTGAAGGTATTTTCGCACCTGGCGTGTAGGTTCGAGAGGCTATCCTGGACTGGATCTCACCCATGACGGTTCGAATCAGCGTTGCGCTCCGTTTCATCTCGCCCTCAACTGTACTGGATTCATATGCATAACAGTTCGGTTTAACTGTTCTGGATTGTACATGGCCTTGATGAGCCCGTGAGTGCTGTAATGCGCCCTGACTTGTCGAGGACTGGGCGATGGAAAGATCAACGAACGGGTGGATTAACGGTTTCATAGGCGTCGCAATCTTTGCAGGCTCGTTGCCGGCGACCCGTGTGGCAGTGGCAGACTTCGAACCTACGTTTCTGACCTGCGCCAGGGCAACGATTGCCGCTCTCCTGGGTGCGCTTTTTCTGCTCGTGCTACGCCAGCCTCGGCCTGAGCGTGCTGATGTGCCGTCATTGGCCATAACAGCGCTTGGCGTCGTTATCGGTTTTCCACTGCTGACTGCGCTGGCCCTGCAGCACATCACCTCTGCCCATTCCATTGTCTTTGTCGGGCTGCTGCCACTGTGCACCGCAGGGTTTGCCGTCTTGCGCGGCGGTGAGCGACCTCGGCCACTGTTCTGGTTGTTCTCCATGACAGGGGCCGGGATAGTCGTTGGTTATGCGTTGATGAATGGAGGAAAAGCCTCTGCGGTGGGGGACTTGCTGATGATGGCAGCGGTGGTCGTTTGTGGTTTGGGCTATGCGGAAGGGGCGCGTCTGTCGCGGACATTGGGGGGGTGGCAGGTGATCAGTTGGGCCTTGCTGGTAGCGTTACCGTTCATGCTGGTGCTGACTATCATCAACCTCCCTGCGCCCGATGCTTTTGCCAAGGTAAGCGCCCCTTCGTGGTTCAGCTTTGGCTACGTATCACTGTTCAGCATGCTGATCGGGTTTGTGTTCTGGTATCGAGGGCTGGTCCAGGGTGGGATAGCGGCAGTCGGCCAACTACAACTCTTCCAGCCATTCATGGGGCTTGGCCTGGCAGCATTGCTGCTGCACGAGCAGGTCAGCTGGATGATGCTCGTGGTGACACTGGGTGCTGTCATCTGTGTTGCCGGGGCCAAGAAATACGGCCACTAGGGTCTGTATGAAAAGTCTTGAGACGAAGGTCAGGCAAGGCGAAAACAGCCGAGGAAGCGGAGTTTACGGGTTGTACATGAGTATTCCGAGGCTGTTTTCAACGCAGCATCACCGAGTATCAAGGCTTTTCGTACAGAGCCTAGAGAAGCGTCGCAAGATACTGGGCCTACCTAGCATGGCCCTGACCACCTGACCAGGGCCATGCTAGGTAACCTTCAGCTCACCACATGCAGGTAGTGCAAGTGGCGCTCGTACTGGTCGAGGATATCCCCGATCACATCCTCGCGGCTCCACCCCATGATGTCATAGTCCTGGCCACCCTCGCGCAGGTGCACTTCGGCACGGAAATACTTGCGGGCATCGGCGCCGTCTTCGGTATCACGCATGATGAAGCTGGGGGTATTGAACGCGCGTGGCCGCACTTCGTAGAGGAAACGCCCCTCGCCAGCATGAGAAAGCTCGAGGGCCACGCGCCCGTCCTCACGCTCATTCACCGTCACTTCATAACCCTGCTTGCGCAGTTCGAGGGCGACCTCCTCGCAGGCGGGCCGAACCACTTCGGTGATGAAGCGGTTGACATGAGCGCGGCGCGGCATCATCGCGATATTACGCAATCGGCGTTGCCAACCGCCGTGCGGGTGCCGGGTATGCCGAGGGCCAGGTAATGCCTGGTTGCGCAATCCGCGGCGCGTGGCATCCAGGCTGAGGGCCTTGAACAAGCCCCAGATGGCGACCAAGAGGATGACCGCAAAAGGCAAGGCGCTGGCGATGGTCGCTGTCTGCAGCGCCTTGAGCCCATTGGCCAGTAACAATGCAATCGCGACAGCGCCGATGCTTACCGACCAGAAGATGCGTTGCCACAAGGGGGAATGGCCTTGTCCGGTCGAGGCCAGCATGTCTACCACAAGCGCCCCAGAATCCGCCGAAGTCACGAAGAAAACGACCACCATCAACACCGCGATCAGTGACACCACGCTGGAGAACGGGAAGTGTTCAAGGAATGCGAACAACGCCAGGGAACTGTCCTGGGCGACCACCGCAGCCAAGTCCTTCACGCCATCGTTGAGGATCATGTGAATCGCCGAGTCACCGAATACCGTCATCCACAGCAGGGTGAACCCTGCCGGTACGAACAGCACGCCGCAGACAAACTCGCGAATCGTTCGCCCGCGGGAAATGCGAGCGATGAACAGCCCCACGAAAGGCGACCAGGACAACCACCACCCCCAGTACAACAAGGTCCAGCCACCGATCCAGTCGGTGGGTTCATACGCATAGAGGTTGAACGTTTTGTTGACGATGTCCGAAAGATAGGCGCCGGTGTTCTGGATGTAGGTCTGCAGCAGAAACACCGTAGGCCCGAACAACAGCACGAACACCATCAGCACGACCGCCAGCCCCAGGTTGAGCTCCGACAGAATACGAATCCCCTTGTCCAGGCCGCTGGCCACCGAAAGCGTCGCCAAGGCGCAGGTGGCGGTAATGAGCACCACTTGCACCGTGGCATTTACCGGCAGGCCGAACACATGGTGAAAACCACTGTTGATCTGCAGCACGCCGTAACCCAGGGAAGTGGCGACGCCAAAGACCGTACCGAGGATGGCAAAAACGTCCACGGCATGACCGATGGGCCCGTAGATCCGCTCACCTATCAATGGATACAGCGCCGAGCGCAAGGTCAGTGGTAAACCGTTGCGGAAACTGAAGTAGGCCAGAATCAGCGCGACGATGGCATAGATCGCCCAGGCGTGGAGCCCCCAGTGGAAGAAGGTGATCTTCATCGCTTCACGGGCCGCTGCGACTGTCCCAGGGTCACCCACAGGCGGCGTGGTGAAATGCATCACCGGCTCTGCCACGCCGAAGAACATCAGCCCGATACCCATGCCTGCCGAGAAAAGCATGGCAAACCAGCTGCTCTTGGGGTAGTCGGGCTCGCTGTGGTCCGGCCCCAACTTGATGTCGCCGTAGCGGCTGACGGCCAGAAAAACCACGCTGATCAGCACCAGAGCCACTGTGAGAATGTAGAACCAGCTGGCGTTGGTGATGATCCATTGCTGAACCTGTTCGAACAACGCCTGGGCATGCTCCTGAAATGCCGTGGCATACAACACCAGAAGGAATATCAGTACTGCACTGGTGTAGAAGACAGGTGGATTGAGGGTGCTCCTCGGGTTCGGGGCTGCAGCCATAACGGCAGTTCTCCTTCGTGGGTCGATGAGCACAGGGCTCCCGGGCACGGTGACCTGCTGCAAGACTAGCAGCCAGGAAAACGCCGGTTGGCGTACGACCTCGGTCGGTTCTCCCGGCTCGGGAAATCAAGCCATACTCTTCCTTTCTCCAAAACGACTGTAAGCACGATGGCCGACTCTCCTAGCTCCGCTTCCTCTTCACGCCCTTCATTCTGGCGGGAATGGCGCCAACGCCTGGCATTCTGGGTAGGAGCGCTGCTGGTGGGACTGGTGGCACTGGCATTCGCGTGGCTGGCCGACGCCGCGTTCGCGTTGTTCAAGCGACTATTGGACTACTCGCCATGGTCCCCTGTACTCATCACGCCGATAGGCTTCGCACTCTTGGCGTATTTGGCTCAACGCTGGTTCGAGAATGCCAAGGGAAGTGGCATTCCACAGGTGATTGCCGCATTGGAGATGCCCTCCCGACGCTTGCGTGCTCGCTTGCTTTCGCTCCCGGTGGCCGCCGCCCGCATGAGCCTGACATTAGGCGCCCTGCTGGTCGG
The Pseudomonas sp. KU43P genome window above contains:
- a CDS encoding LysR family transcriptional regulator encodes the protein MNRNDLRRVDLNLLIVFETLMHERSVTRAAEKLFLGQPAISAALSRLRNLFDDPLFVRTGRSMEPSARAHEIFALLSPALDSISTAVSRAAEFDPATSNAVFRIGLSDDAEFALLPQLLKRIRAEAPGIVLVVRRVNYLLMPTLLASGEISVGVSYTSDLPANAKRKVLRRSMPKLLRADSVPGSITLDDFCARPHALVSFAGDLSGFIDEALEEIGRKRHVVLAVPQFNGLGSLLAGTDIVATVPDYTADALTAAGGLRAEDLPIEVRSFELHMAWRGAQDNDPAERWLRSRIQMFFGDPDSF
- the cqsA gene encoding alpha-hydroxyketone-type quorum-sensing autoinducer synthase, with protein sequence MAMDTGDHVSALPQFVASRIESFQRSRMGEEWGGRHLLHGASPTPDGLRLSSNDYLCLSNERSLQQAQINALHKTAAHVLMSPVFQDERSATRRLESALAHYAGVSDSILCQSGWVANTGLLQAIADERTPVYLDHLAHMSLWYGARAVGAPVFPFRHNNAESLRQKIRSTGPGIIAVDAIYSTNGSLCELADIAVVSSETQCVLVVDESHSLGVFGSGGATVTQTLKLEEHVHFITVSLAKAFAGRAGLVGCPKRFKDYFMMAAYPVCFSSALLDHELAWIEAALRKLRKVEDRRVHLHAISSRVRQALQHAEIPMSPGTQQIIALEGGSESQTMRLRDALESEGIYGSVFCAPATPRRHALIRLSLHSGVTQDQADTLVRRCVDVWHRS
- a CDS encoding YdeI/OmpD-associated family protein encodes the protein MSANNVTSRFEAKLLRPAKPGNGSAWAFVVLPKDASATLPRRGRTTVEGTVNGHPFRATLEPDGQLSHWLQIGTALLEAANAAIGDTVVLELTPVKEEPEPEIPADFQEALAAAPEARLVWSKTTTLARVDWIHWMTAAKQPATRAKRIATACDMLASGKKHVCCFDPSGYYSKAFRAPEAEDH
- a CDS encoding PLP-dependent aminotransferase family protein; protein product: MKRSATLIRTVMGEIQSRIASRTYTPGAKIPSVRAMAQTMQVSVSTVLEAYERLMAEGVLSARPGSGYYVAGPVAPLVLTEMGPRLDREVDPLWISRQSLETASDALKPGCGWLPPSWLYEAGMRKALRSAARSDAVKLAEYASPLGHLPLRQFLSRRLAGIGTQAPLEQIMLTDSGTHAIDLICRFLLEPGDTVLVDDPCYFNFHAILKAHRVNVVGVPYTATGPDIDRFAAALLKHSPRLYMTNSGIHNPTGATLSPVTAHRLLKLADTSSLIIVEDDIFADFENTPAPRLSAFDGLSRVIQIGSFSKTISASIRCGYIAARREWIESLLDLKIATTFGAGRLAADIIHQAITDSGYRKHMESVRLRLAESMDRAVARLQAIGIKPWMIPQAGMYLWCQLPQGKDAATLARTCLKEGVVLAPGNAFSQSMTAGDFLRFNVAQSEDGKIFEVLKRALST
- a CDS encoding DMT family transporter — its product is MERSTNGWINGFIGVAIFAGSLPATRVAVADFEPTFLTCARATIAALLGALFLLVLRQPRPERADVPSLAITALGVVIGFPLLTALALQHITSAHSIVFVGLLPLCTAGFAVLRGGERPRPLFWLFSMTGAGIVVGYALMNGGKASAVGDLLMMAAVVVCGLGYAEGARLSRTLGGWQVISWALLVALPFMLVLTIINLPAPDAFAKVSAPSWFSFGYVSLFSMLIGFVFWYRGLVQGGIAAVGQLQLFQPFMGLGLAALLLHEQVSWMMLVVTLGAVICVAGAKKYGH
- a CDS encoding BCCT family transporter, encoding MAAAPNPRSTLNPPVFYTSAVLIFLLVLYATAFQEHAQALFEQVQQWIITNASWFYILTVALVLISVVFLAVSRYGDIKLGPDHSEPDYPKSSWFAMLFSAGMGIGLMFFGVAEPVMHFTTPPVGDPGTVAAAREAMKITFFHWGLHAWAIYAIVALILAYFSFRNGLPLTLRSALYPLIGERIYGPIGHAVDVFAILGTVFGVATSLGYGVLQINSGFHHVFGLPVNATVQVVLITATCALATLSVASGLDKGIRILSELNLGLAVVLMVFVLLFGPTVFLLQTYIQNTGAYLSDIVNKTFNLYAYEPTDWIGGWTLLYWGWWLSWSPFVGLFIARISRGRTIREFVCGVLFVPAGFTLLWMTVFGDSAIHMILNDGVKDLAAVVAQDSSLALFAFLEHFPFSSVVSLIAVLMVVVFFVTSADSGALVVDMLASTGQGHSPLWQRIFWSVSIGAVAIALLLANGLKALQTATIASALPFAVILLVAIWGLFKALSLDATRRGLRNQALPGPRHTRHPHGGWQRRLRNIAMMPRRAHVNRFITEVVRPACEEVALELRKQGYEVTVNEREDGRVALELSHAGEGRFLYEVRPRAFNTPSFIMRDTEDGADARKYFRAEVHLREGGQDYDIMGWSREDVIGDILDQYERHLHYLHVVS